From a region of the bacterium genome:
- a CDS encoding C25 family cysteine peptidase gives MRQASWFLLLGVILLPLLAFAAEAPEKILSTQILAASSHQTVVAADFDQAALHTRLSSMDMGDRPSDGLGTILAIAGHGRPVAHVQDYELGDAIQTTMSLAAQDIASSPEELVMLSEPAAFHDLRIVTLNYRALMRDASGTIRTVRRIRADVETTTGAGPNEINDPMTMSSAFYPLYRQLVANLDDLYPEVAQRTPGRFLVVAAQSRLDSMANLTYWQQWMDLKKRKGYQLQIVGLTNRSTDNVRSAIQAAYNDHSMRDLEYVMIIGDTLEMATFKLDNPEVGNESSVGDNGYYRLNGTDPLPDVLGGRVSGRFGAQYAAYFAKVVSYETNPYIDNTHWFQSMTCVAGNFATDGTYPVTPVWNVNWARDRMMRDNFITNADTFYYHNSIDDPHQYTVPIRQDIDSGVCAVIYRGWAGSQAWQYPIFGNNDASQLNNYRRTPAIFAIVCGSGNFGFDAGSCLGEMFTTGCGSVTQPKGGIIYIGASDLHTNTRHNNAILAGIVEGIMMGGIRSAGALLVAGKMEGWRQFPMERNNGNGQEHASGYYYIMHVFNLLGDPETQLYIGLPGTMAVTNPSNLTIGQTLVPITVTSGGNPVGNAMVTLRVAGSDEVQSARTDGGGHANLPANFSAAGTAQLTVWKSANFMQRIDIPIGATAFDPKVTGITWSDGGDNRPNPGETINYTLSVQNVGTSPATLTATVTSLDSRITVTSGSGTVSTLQPNESGTSTSLAIALSGELFNGEHPHLSVVLQDGSNSVTREIEVPIAAPQMVITSLRVADGGNGILEAGESNIPVYITATNVGGQAAANMTVTVSSWDNAISFPNGTANWTTLNVGDTLESGTAFNATVPSGVTPGRQITLRFEFRQNGVICAQAFYLLPTGVVTTHAPTGPDAYGYYAYEDIDNGFGATPTYNWVELDPARGGSGAVAHQVRDDTYFTMPLPAPFTYYGQAYDSVWVCSNGWFSFQQGPRLPEFRNWELPSPIGSPSLVAPLWTDLTGDRTMPNNDTLHYIWTRYDTNPNRFIIQWRTFLRAGLSGGHPDNDSCTFEAILEYPSSGDGSILLQYASVFFDNAGNDGNNYATVGWEDSYHERGMTLTFANVFPASVDTMRPGRAIRITTQAPDNFNAADPVVKPLPKQFALHEAYPNPFNPTTELQFDLPRAGNATLRVYDMLGRDVATLVDGHRAAGTYTVSFNATNLPSGLYFARLTAGSNTQVRKLMLIK, from the coding sequence ATGAGACAAGCATCTTGGTTTTTACTTTTGGGCGTAATTCTGTTGCCGCTGTTGGCCTTTGCCGCAGAAGCTCCGGAAAAGATCCTGAGTACCCAAATTCTCGCCGCATCCTCCCATCAAACGGTGGTGGCGGCGGACTTTGATCAGGCCGCCCTCCACACTCGGTTGTCCAGTATGGACATGGGTGACCGTCCCTCGGATGGCTTGGGGACGATCCTCGCCATTGCCGGACATGGACGTCCCGTAGCCCACGTTCAGGATTATGAACTGGGTGACGCGATTCAGACGACGATGAGCCTTGCCGCGCAGGACATCGCCTCCTCTCCCGAAGAATTGGTAATGCTCAGCGAGCCCGCTGCATTCCATGACCTCCGCATTGTGACTCTGAACTACCGCGCTCTCATGCGTGACGCCTCCGGCACGATCCGCACGGTTCGCCGCATTCGCGCTGACGTCGAGACCACCACCGGCGCCGGTCCCAATGAGATCAACGATCCGATGACCATGTCCTCGGCCTTCTATCCGCTCTACCGCCAGTTGGTCGCCAACCTCGACGATCTGTATCCGGAAGTCGCCCAGCGCACTCCCGGCCGTTTTCTGGTCGTGGCCGCGCAGTCGCGTCTGGACAGTATGGCCAACCTGACCTACTGGCAGCAGTGGATGGATCTGAAGAAGCGCAAAGGCTACCAGTTGCAGATTGTCGGCCTCACCAACCGCAGCACGGACAATGTTCGCAGCGCGATCCAGGCTGCCTATAATGATCATAGCATGCGCGACCTCGAGTATGTCATGATCATCGGCGACACGCTGGAGATGGCCACTTTCAAGCTGGACAATCCAGAAGTCGGCAACGAGAGTTCGGTGGGAGACAATGGCTATTACCGCCTAAATGGCACGGATCCTCTTCCGGATGTGCTCGGCGGACGCGTGTCGGGACGGTTCGGCGCGCAGTACGCCGCCTATTTTGCCAAGGTGGTGAGCTATGAGACCAACCCCTACATCGATAACACGCACTGGTTCCAATCCATGACATGCGTCGCGGGCAATTTCGCCACCGACGGCACCTATCCCGTTACCCCGGTGTGGAACGTGAATTGGGCGCGCGACCGCATGATGCGCGACAATTTTATCACCAACGCCGACACCTTCTATTACCATAACAGCATCGACGATCCCCACCAGTACACTGTCCCCATCCGTCAGGATATCGACTCGGGAGTGTGCGCGGTAATCTATCGCGGCTGGGCGGGATCTCAGGCCTGGCAATATCCGATCTTCGGAAACAATGATGCCAGCCAGCTCAACAACTACCGCCGCACCCCGGCGATCTTTGCCATCGTGTGCGGCAGCGGCAACTTCGGCTTCGACGCCGGCTCCTGCCTCGGTGAAATGTTCACCACCGGCTGCGGCTCGGTCACCCAGCCCAAGGGCGGCATCATCTACATCGGCGCTTCGGACCTCCATACCAACACCCGCCACAACAACGCGATTCTTGCGGGCATTGTGGAAGGCATCATGATGGGCGGCATCCGCAGCGCAGGCGCGCTGTTAGTCGCAGGAAAGATGGAAGGCTGGCGGCAGTTCCCCATGGAGCGTAATAATGGCAACGGCCAGGAGCACGCCTCGGGTTACTATTATATTATGCACGTGTTTAATTTGCTGGGTGATCCGGAAACGCAGCTTTACATCGGTCTCCCCGGTACGATGGCGGTCACCAATCCCAGCAACCTGACCATCGGCCAGACGCTGGTGCCGATTACCGTCACCTCCGGCGGCAACCCGGTGGGTAATGCCATGGTCACCTTGCGGGTGGCGGGCAGTGATGAGGTGCAGTCGGCGCGCACCGATGGCGGTGGCCATGCCAATCTGCCGGCCAACTTCTCCGCCGCGGGGACGGCGCAACTCACCGTCTGGAAGAGTGCCAACTTCATGCAGCGGATTGATATTCCCATTGGTGCAACAGCCTTCGACCCCAAGGTCACCGGCATCACCTGGTCCGATGGCGGCGACAACCGTCCTAATCCCGGCGAGACCATCAACTACACTCTGTCCGTTCAGAATGTGGGCACGTCTCCTGCCACGCTGACGGCGACGGTCACCTCCCTCGATTCGCGCATCACCGTTACCTCGGGCAGCGGCACAGTGTCGACGCTGCAACCCAATGAGTCGGGAACCAGTACGTCGCTGGCCATTGCCCTGTCCGGCGAGCTGTTTAACGGCGAACATCCGCACCTGAGTGTTGTGCTGCAGGACGGCTCGAACAGTGTGACCCGTGAAATCGAAGTGCCGATCGCCGCACCGCAGATGGTTATCACCTCGCTGCGCGTGGCCGATGGCGGCAATGGAATCCTTGAGGCCGGCGAAAGCAATATTCCGGTGTACATCACGGCCACCAATGTCGGCGGTCAGGCCGCGGCCAACATGACGGTCACGGTCAGCTCCTGGGACAACGCCATCTCCTTCCCCAACGGCACGGCCAACTGGACCACGCTGAATGTGGGTGACACTCTGGAGAGCGGCACCGCCTTCAACGCGACGGTTCCTTCGGGCGTCACCCCGGGCCGTCAAATCACGCTGCGTTTTGAATTCCGCCAGAACGGCGTGATTTGCGCGCAGGCTTTCTATCTGCTGCCCACAGGCGTGGTTACGACGCACGCCCCCACGGGTCCGGATGCTTACGGCTACTACGCCTACGAAGATATCGACAACGGCTTCGGCGCTACCCCAACCTACAACTGGGTGGAACTGGATCCGGCACGCGGCGGCAGTGGTGCGGTAGCCCATCAGGTGCGGGATGATACGTACTTCACGATGCCCCTGCCCGCCCCCTTCACGTACTACGGCCAAGCCTATGACAGCGTCTGGGTTTGCTCCAACGGCTGGTTCAGCTTCCAGCAGGGGCCGCGTCTCCCCGAGTTCCGCAATTGGGAACTGCCATCGCCGATCGGCTCGCCGTCACTGGTTGCTCCGCTGTGGACCGATCTGACGGGCGATCGCACCATGCCCAATAACGACACGCTGCATTACATCTGGACGCGGTACGATACCAACCCGAACCGCTTCATCATCCAGTGGCGGACGTTCCTGCGTGCCGGGCTTTCCGGCGGCCATCCTGACAACGACTCCTGTACCTTCGAAGCGATTCTGGAGTATCCCAGCTCCGGTGACGGCAGCATTCTCCTCCAGTATGCCTCGGTGTTCTTCGACAACGCGGGCAATGATGGCAACAACTACGCGACCGTGGGCTGGGAAGATTCCTACCATGAACGCGGCATGACGCTCACCTTTGCCAACGTCTTCCCTGCGTCCGTCGACACGATGCGGCCGGGACGCGCCATCCGCATCACGACTCAGGCACCGGACAACTTCAACGCCGCCGATCCGGTCGTCAAACCTCTGCCGAAGCAGTTTGCCCTGCACGAGGCCTACCCCAATCCGTTCAACCCGACGACGGAACTGCAGTTTGATCTGCCCCGCGCCGGGAATGCGACGCTGCGGGTGTATGACATGCTCGGCCGCGATGTGGCCACACTGGTGGACGGTCACCGCGCTGCGGGAACCTACACGGTCTCCTTTAACGCGACCAATCTGCCATCTGGCCTCTACTTTGCCCGCCTGACCGCCGGCTCGAACACGCAGGTGCGCAAGCTGATGCTGATTAAGTAA
- the hslU gene encoding ATP-dependent protease ATPase subunit HslU: MNPPIASPIKQLTPADIVRELDKYIIGQTGAKRAVAIALRNRWRRQQVEGELRQEIYPNNIILIGPTGVGKTELARRLANLAGAPFIKVEASKYTEVGYVGRDVESMIRDLMDTAVAKVKAEQREALQILIEHSVQERLLDLMLPAPRSRRRRGEDNEAGRRTRRAEQDRRRRQREKMRVELMAGLLDAETVELEVPEDQMPLMQIFSSQGIEEMGFSLPDLMGGDGGRRMRRRKVTVAEARDYITEEELERQIDMDRVIREAVRRTETAGIVFLDEIDKIAAPSESDGGPDVSRSGVQRDILPVVEGTTVTTKYGLVNTDHILFIAAGAFTVARPSDLIPELQGRFPIRVELEKLGAEEFLRILTEPKNALVKQYTALLATEGIILTFTRDALREIANIAHKVNQRTEDIGARRLHTLMTTLLDDILFDAPQVKSAKISITKERVIKMLADIAEDEDLSRFIL; encoded by the coding sequence ATGAATCCTCCGATTGCATCCCCGATCAAACAACTGACTCCCGCCGACATCGTCCGGGAGCTGGACAAGTATATTATCGGCCAGACCGGCGCCAAGCGCGCCGTGGCCATCGCCCTGCGCAACCGCTGGCGCCGCCAGCAGGTGGAGGGTGAACTCCGCCAGGAAATCTATCCCAACAATATTATTCTGATCGGCCCCACCGGCGTGGGCAAGACCGAACTGGCGCGCCGCCTGGCCAACCTCGCGGGTGCGCCGTTCATCAAGGTGGAAGCCTCCAAGTACACGGAGGTCGGCTATGTGGGCCGCGACGTCGAGTCGATGATCCGCGATCTGATGGACACGGCGGTGGCCAAGGTCAAGGCCGAGCAGCGCGAAGCCCTGCAGATTCTGATCGAGCACTCGGTACAGGAGAGATTGCTGGACCTGATGCTGCCTGCGCCCCGCTCGCGGCGTCGCCGTGGAGAAGACAATGAAGCGGGCCGGCGCACACGCCGGGCCGAGCAGGACCGCCGCCGCCGGCAGCGTGAAAAGATGCGCGTCGAGCTGATGGCCGGTCTTCTGGATGCCGAAACCGTCGAACTGGAAGTCCCCGAAGACCAGATGCCGCTGATGCAGATCTTCTCCTCGCAAGGGATCGAAGAGATGGGCTTCAGTCTGCCGGACTTGATGGGCGGCGACGGCGGACGGCGGATGCGGCGGCGGAAAGTCACCGTAGCCGAGGCGCGTGATTACATCACCGAAGAGGAACTGGAGCGGCAGATTGACATGGACCGCGTGATCCGCGAAGCCGTGCGCCGCACAGAGACCGCGGGCATCGTGTTCCTCGATGAGATCGACAAGATCGCCGCGCCCTCCGAAAGCGACGGCGGCCCCGACGTGAGCCGCAGCGGCGTGCAGCGCGATATTCTGCCCGTAGTGGAAGGCACCACCGTGACCACCAAATACGGCCTGGTCAATACCGATCACATCCTGTTTATCGCCGCCGGAGCCTTTACCGTGGCGCGACCCTCGGATCTGATCCCCGAATTGCAGGGCCGCTTTCCGATCCGTGTGGAGTTGGAAAAGCTCGGGGCGGAGGAATTTCTGCGCATCCTGACCGAACCGAAGAATGCGCTGGTCAAGCAATATACGGCCCTTCTGGCTACGGAAGGAATCATCCTGACTTTCACGCGGGATGCCCTGCGGGAAATCGCCAACATTGCCCACAAAGTCAACCAGCGCACGGAAGACATCGGTGCGCGCCGGTTGCATACCCTGATGACCACGCTGCTCGATGACATTCTGTTCGACGCACCGCAGGTAAAGAGCGCCAAGATTTCGATCACCAAGGAACGCGTCATCAAGATGCTCGCCGACATCGCCGAGGACGAGGACCTCTCGCGGTTCATCCTCTAA
- the hslV gene encoding ATP-dependent protease subunit HslV — protein MRPDLHGTTILALRRNGKAAIAGDGQLTLEDIIIKGGGKKVRKLFDGKVLVGYAGAAADALALLELFESKLKQYNGDLTRSVIEVAKEWRMDRNLRKLEADMVVIDNDKMFMLSGLGEVVEPDDEVMALGSGGPYALAAARALMKFTDKSAREIAQESLQIASEICIYTNSNITVEELD, from the coding sequence ATGCGACCCGATTTACATGGAACGACTATTCTGGCGCTCCGCCGCAACGGCAAGGCCGCGATTGCCGGTGATGGCCAGCTTACGCTCGAAGATATTATCATTAAAGGCGGCGGCAAGAAAGTGCGCAAGCTGTTCGACGGCAAAGTGCTGGTGGGCTATGCGGGCGCGGCGGCGGATGCCCTCGCGTTGCTCGAACTGTTCGAAAGCAAGCTCAAGCAGTACAACGGCGACCTGACCCGCTCGGTGATCGAAGTCGCCAAGGAATGGCGGATGGATCGCAACCTGCGCAAGCTTGAAGCCGACATGGTGGTGATCGACAACGACAAGATGTTCATGCTCTCCGGCCTGGGCGAGGTTGTGGAGCCCGACGATGAAGTGATGGCCTTAGGCTCGGGCGGTCCCTATGCCCTTGCCGCGGCCCGCGCCCTGATGAAGTTCACCGATAAGTCCGCGCGCGAGATCGCGCAGGAATCCCTGCAGATCGCGTCCGAAATTTGTATCTACACCAACTCCAATATCACTGTTGAAGAACTCGATTAA
- a CDS encoding RNA polymerase sigma factor, which yields MISFHDLYQRHAQDVYRFAYWLCGDVAEAEDIAAETFVRAWTASDHLQTQTVKAYLLTIARHLYLQGRKRQARQVALDEQMESATPDPAQAAETRSELDAVAKVLSTLPDVDRAVLLMRAQDGMSYEDIAAASGISVAAAKVKVHRARLKLARLRTPEEPR from the coding sequence ATGATCAGCTTTCACGACCTTTATCAGCGCCATGCGCAGGATGTCTACCGCTTTGCCTACTGGCTGTGCGGGGATGTCGCCGAAGCCGAGGACATTGCGGCCGAGACCTTTGTGCGCGCCTGGACCGCCTCCGATCATCTGCAAACACAGACAGTTAAAGCCTACCTGCTGACCATTGCCCGCCATCTGTATCTGCAAGGGCGCAAACGTCAGGCACGGCAGGTGGCATTAGATGAACAGATGGAATCCGCCACGCCCGATCCGGCGCAAGCCGCAGAGACCCGCAGCGAACTGGATGCAGTCGCCAAAGTGCTAAGTACGCTGCCGGACGTTGACCGCGCCGTGCTGCTGATGCGGGCTCAGGATGGCATGAGTTATGAAGACATTGCTGCGGCAAGCGGAATTTCCGTGGCCGCCGCCAAAGTCAAAGTTCACCGCGCCCGGCTTAAACTTGCCCGGCTGCGCACACCCGAGGAACCCCGATGA
- the dnaG gene encoding DNA primase: MKIPEHKIEEVRSATDILTVVQGYVALKKRGQNWFGLCPWHAETQGSFSVHTGKQIFHCFSCGRGGNVFSFLMEMERVSFTEAVKMLAERAGIELPAMRGGSDEEESESEQLVKANGLARDFFYKQLTDGRSAGAEEARRYLESRGYGSAVIERYLLGYAPDSWDEFTKFARSTGIPTTVFLQAGLLKEKDGRYYDAYRHRIIFPIRNLAGRVIAFGGRRLRDEAETAKYINSPESAVYRKGRELFGLWEARNDIRTREEAMLVEGYTDCLSLVMAGVSTAVASLGTALTENQARLVKRFAQNVYILYDGDNAGLGAARRAIDVLLAAGTSPRVIVLPPEEDPDSYVRKHGGEAVWKLKNESALSPAEFQLLLAKHSGRNASEAARRLVESAALIESPVEQDVFLREAAEQTGVSLDAMRRELDRSRAPIRQDSQQVTPPRTNWPPPGILTDLARTLIRRPELRPVAFANWASLRIEDPTMRELFKVMYEEWRHGDGREPVALLDVFVEPPLRDFVSDSLFESGESEDADRALDADRQFVLDSLRNLEADRVREELADLKRRLTKSPDDMDLLTQMQNLMKKEKELRRKPT, from the coding sequence GTGAAAATACCGGAACACAAGATCGAGGAAGTCCGTTCGGCGACCGACATTTTGACGGTGGTGCAGGGCTATGTTGCGCTGAAGAAGCGGGGTCAGAACTGGTTTGGGCTCTGTCCGTGGCACGCCGAGACCCAGGGCAGTTTCTCGGTGCACACGGGCAAACAGATTTTCCACTGCTTCAGTTGCGGGCGCGGCGGCAATGTGTTCAGCTTTCTGATGGAGATGGAGCGCGTCTCCTTCACCGAAGCGGTGAAGATGCTGGCCGAACGCGCGGGCATTGAACTGCCCGCCATGCGCGGCGGCAGCGATGAAGAGGAGTCGGAAAGCGAGCAACTGGTTAAGGCCAACGGGCTGGCGCGGGACTTCTTCTACAAGCAGCTCACCGATGGCCGCTCCGCCGGCGCCGAGGAAGCGCGCCGCTATCTGGAGTCCCGGGGCTACGGCAGCGCCGTGATCGAGCGCTATCTGCTGGGCTATGCGCCGGACTCCTGGGATGAATTCACCAAGTTCGCCAGATCAACCGGAATCCCAACGACGGTTTTCCTGCAGGCGGGTCTGCTCAAAGAGAAAGACGGACGGTACTACGACGCCTATCGACACCGCATCATCTTTCCCATCCGCAATCTGGCGGGCCGGGTGATTGCCTTCGGCGGACGGCGGCTGCGGGATGAGGCGGAGACCGCCAAGTACATCAATTCCCCGGAGAGCGCCGTCTACCGCAAGGGGCGGGAATTATTCGGACTGTGGGAAGCACGCAATGACATCCGCACGCGCGAAGAAGCGATGCTGGTGGAAGGCTATACCGACTGCCTGTCTCTGGTGATGGCCGGAGTCAGTACCGCGGTAGCTTCTCTGGGCACGGCCCTGACGGAGAATCAGGCGCGGCTGGTCAAGCGGTTTGCGCAGAACGTGTACATTTTGTACGACGGGGATAACGCGGGGCTGGGCGCAGCACGGCGGGCGATTGACGTGCTGCTGGCCGCGGGAACATCGCCGCGCGTCATTGTTCTTCCGCCGGAGGAAGATCCCGATTCCTATGTGCGCAAGCACGGCGGGGAAGCGGTGTGGAAGCTCAAGAATGAATCTGCCCTCTCTCCTGCCGAGTTCCAGCTTCTGCTGGCCAAGCACTCCGGACGCAACGCTTCCGAAGCCGCGCGGCGGCTGGTGGAGAGCGCCGCGCTGATCGAGAGCCCGGTAGAGCAGGATGTGTTTTTGCGGGAAGCCGCCGAGCAAACGGGCGTAAGCCTCGATGCCATGCGCCGCGAACTGGACAGATCGCGCGCGCCAATTCGCCAGGACAGCCAGCAGGTGACGCCCCCGCGCACCAACTGGCCGCCGCCGGGAATTCTCACCGACCTGGCCCGGACGCTCATCCGCCGGCCTGAACTGCGGCCCGTGGCCTTCGCCAACTGGGCCTCGCTGCGGATTGAAGATCCCACCATGCGCGAACTGTTCAAGGTGATGTATGAGGAATGGCGGCACGGGGATGGCCGCGAACCGGTGGCGCTGCTCGACGTGTTTGTCGAACCGCCGTTGCGCGATTTTGTCAGTGACTCGCTCTTCGAGTCCGGAGAATCCGAAGACGCCGACCGCGCCTTGGATGCGGACCGGCAGTTTGTGCTGGACAGCCTGCGCAACCTCGAAGCCGACCGTGTGCGCGAGGAGCTGGCGGATCTCAAACGCCGGTTGACCAAATCACCCGACGATATGGATCTGCTGACTCAGATGCAGAATTTGATGAAGAAGGAAAAAGAGTTGCGGCGCAAGCCGACGTAG
- a CDS encoding four helix bundle protein, protein MNKDIQSLRDRTRGFAHRIIRLYMALPQSDPAHVLGKQILRSGTSVGAQYREACRAKSNADFISKLEGALQELDETAYWLELLSDVKLIEPDRLKPLMDEADQLTAIIVTMTKRVKQKESA, encoded by the coding sequence ATGAATAAAGACATCCAGAGTCTGCGGGACCGTACACGCGGATTCGCGCACCGCATTATTCGTCTTTATATGGCTCTTCCCCAGAGCGATCCCGCTCACGTTTTGGGGAAACAGATATTGCGCTCGGGCACTTCGGTCGGCGCGCAGTACCGTGAAGCATGCCGGGCCAAATCAAACGCCGACTTCATCAGTAAATTAGAAGGAGCCTTGCAGGAACTGGATGAAACGGCTTACTGGTTGGAGCTGTTGTCCGACGTCAAACTCATCGAACCCGACAGACTAAAGCCCCTCATGGATGAAGCGGATCAACTGACCGCTATCATCGTGACCATGACCAAACGGGTCAAGCAGAAGGAGTCCGCGTGA
- a CDS encoding LemA family protein: MRAFAILLLVIVGFALVIGMWVYGTYNSLVNLDEEANKAYAQVDVVLQRRFDLIPNLVETVKGYATHEKDVLTQVTEARSRVGQATTPESRINAENQLTGALSRLLVVAEAYPQLKANQNFLALQDELSGTENRIAVERRRYNEVATEFNKRIRRVPGNMVAGIFGFQRRPLLEAPAEARTAPKVKF; encoded by the coding sequence ATGAGGGCTTTCGCGATCTTACTTTTGGTGATCGTCGGCTTTGCGCTGGTGATCGGCATGTGGGTTTACGGGACGTATAACAGCCTTGTCAATTTAGACGAGGAAGCGAATAAGGCCTATGCGCAGGTAGACGTGGTGTTGCAGCGGCGCTTTGATCTGATTCCCAACCTGGTGGAAACGGTCAAGGGATATGCGACCCATGAAAAAGACGTTCTGACACAGGTGACCGAGGCCCGTTCGCGCGTGGGCCAGGCCACGACTCCCGAGAGCCGGATTAATGCAGAAAACCAGCTCACCGGAGCGTTGTCCCGGTTGCTGGTCGTGGCGGAAGCCTATCCGCAGCTTAAGGCCAATCAGAATTTCCTGGCCTTACAGGATGAATTATCGGGTACGGAAAACCGCATCGCCGTGGAACGCCGCCGCTACAATGAAGTCGCCACCGAGTTCAACAAGCGCATCCGCCGTGTGCCGGGCAACATGGTCGCCGGAATCTTCGGTTTCCAGCGCCGCCCGCTGCTCGAAGCCCCCGCCGAAGCAAGGACGGCACCGAAGGTGAAATTCTAA
- a CDS encoding nucleotidyltransferase domain-containing protein yields the protein MADTDVSKRLEQITGEAKAALGENLLSLVLYGSHARGEAHARSDINLFMVVKDSHATSIKPLLSVVPGWQKLGATAPVIFEFPQLQRSADTFALELAEMACTHKILLGDDPFKGYSPDWKEVRNELEHESRQKTIYLKRRWMASGGKDKAYEALICETVPGYLALLRGAALLNRRSVDPLSLDEAFVELSRLTWFAPMVWKRLRGMAKQGQKVDRAELLPLILEYIEQARSLVRYFDSLPDE from the coding sequence ATGGCAGACACCGATGTTTCCAAGAGGTTAGAGCAGATTACTGGCGAGGCGAAGGCGGCGCTGGGGGAGAATTTGCTCTCTCTGGTGCTCTATGGCTCTCATGCCCGGGGAGAAGCCCACGCCCGAAGTGACATCAATCTCTTCATGGTGGTCAAGGACAGCCACGCCACCTCGATCAAACCGCTCCTAAGTGTCGTCCCCGGCTGGCAAAAATTGGGGGCAACGGCCCCGGTAATCTTTGAATTTCCACAACTTCAGCGCAGTGCCGACACCTTTGCCCTCGAATTGGCGGAGATGGCGTGCACCCACAAGATCCTTTTGGGCGATGATCCGTTTAAGGGATACTCTCCGGATTGGAAGGAAGTGCGCAACGAGTTGGAGCATGAATCCCGGCAAAAGACCATCTATTTGAAGCGCCGCTGGATGGCTTCGGGCGGAAAGGATAAGGCCTACGAGGCCCTGATCTGCGAAACCGTGCCCGGCTATCTGGCGCTGCTGCGCGGCGCGGCCCTGCTGAACCGGCGGTCGGTTGATCCGCTGTCCCTCGATGAAGCCTTTGTGGAGCTGTCTCGACTGACCTGGTTTGCGCCGATGGTCTGGAAGAGATTACGCGGCATGGCCAAGCAGGGACAAAAAGTTGACCGCGCCGAACTGCTGCCCCTGATTCTCGAATACATCGAACAGGCCCGCTCTTTAGTCCGCTATTTTGACAGTCTGCCGGACGAATAA
- a CDS encoding TPM domain-containing protein yields MLVLFLFASLLAADKPLPRPTGYVNDFAQVIDEASKNQIMAICQELDQKTGAQIAVAAFPDLGGDEIDGFTTRLFDQWMPGQKGVNNGILIVNAITDRKVRIEVGYGLEPIIPDAVAGRVRRDIMNPLLQAGKYGEAYLGAVAALASIIAKDKNVTLSSLSGVQVQVPQTNGQGRRGRGLPLPLLIFFGIIFLIAISRKNRYRGGGGPFIGGPFIGGGFGGGGWGGGGGGGGFGGFGGGMSGGGGSSGGY; encoded by the coding sequence GTGCTTGTTTTATTCCTCTTTGCGTCACTTCTGGCAGCCGACAAACCGTTGCCCCGCCCGACCGGATACGTCAACGACTTCGCTCAGGTCATAGACGAGGCATCCAAGAACCAGATCATGGCCATCTGCCAGGAGCTCGACCAGAAGACCGGCGCACAGATCGCGGTGGCGGCCTTTCCGGACCTCGGAGGTGATGAAATTGACGGATTTACGACCCGGCTGTTTGATCAGTGGATGCCCGGGCAGAAGGGTGTCAATAACGGAATTCTGATTGTCAACGCCATCACGGATCGCAAGGTGCGGATTGAAGTTGGCTATGGACTCGAACCGATTATTCCCGATGCCGTAGCCGGGCGGGTGCGCCGCGACATCATGAACCCTCTGTTGCAGGCAGGCAAGTACGGAGAGGCATACCTTGGCGCGGTAGCCGCGCTGGCCTCGATTATCGCCAAGGATAAGAACGTCACCCTTTCCTCCCTTTCCGGCGTTCAAGTACAGGTGCCCCAGACCAACGGCCAAGGCCGTCGGGGCCGGGGTTTACCCTTGCCGTTGTTGATTTTCTTTGGGATAATCTTCCTCATCGCCATCTCCCGCAAGAATCGCTACCGGGGCGGCGGCGGTCCGTTTATCGGAGGCCCGTTCATCGGAGGAGGCTTCGGTGGTGGAGGCTGGGGCGGCGGTGGTGGCGGAGGCGGCTTTGGAGGCTTCGGCGGCGGCATGTCCGGCGGAGGCGGCAGCAGCGGAGGCTACTGA